One window from the genome of Mycolicibacterium gadium encodes:
- the metX gene encoding homoserine O-acetyltransferase MetX, whose translation MTLLDKELDVEPETLPAEGEVGYVDIGPLTLENGAVIDDVTIAVQRWGELSPNRDNVVVVLHALTGDSHVTGPTGPGDETEGWWEGVAGPGAPIDTNRWCAIATNVLGGFRGSTGPSSPHPDGKAWGSRFPPVSVRDQVEADVAALSALGITEVAAVVGGSMGGARALEWIVGYPDKVRAALVLAVGARATADQIGTQSTQVAAIKSDPNWCDGDYYDTGLAPRTGMEIARRFAHLTYRGETELDDRFANTPQGDEDPAAGGRYSVQSYLEYQGRKLSARFDAGTYVALTDSLSSHDVGRGRGGVEAALRSCPVPVVVGGITSDRLYPLRLQQELAELLPGCTELNVVDSIYGHDGFLVETEAVGELIRKTLELAAR comes from the coding sequence ATGACGTTGCTCGATAAGGAACTCGACGTGGAACCTGAAACCTTGCCCGCCGAAGGAGAAGTCGGCTACGTCGACATCGGCCCGCTGACGCTGGAGAACGGTGCGGTCATCGATGACGTCACGATCGCCGTGCAGCGTTGGGGTGAGCTTTCGCCCAACCGCGACAACGTGGTGGTCGTCCTGCACGCGCTCACCGGCGACTCCCACGTCACAGGCCCAACCGGTCCGGGCGACGAAACCGAGGGCTGGTGGGAAGGCGTGGCCGGACCCGGCGCGCCCATCGACACCAACCGTTGGTGCGCCATCGCCACCAACGTGCTCGGTGGCTTCCGCGGATCGACCGGACCGAGCTCGCCGCATCCTGACGGTAAGGCGTGGGGCTCCCGGTTTCCGCCGGTTTCGGTGCGCGACCAGGTGGAAGCGGACGTCGCCGCGTTGAGTGCGCTGGGCATCACCGAGGTCGCCGCCGTGGTCGGCGGCTCGATGGGTGGTGCCAGGGCGCTGGAATGGATCGTCGGCTATCCCGACAAGGTGCGCGCCGCGCTGGTGCTGGCCGTCGGGGCCCGCGCCACCGCCGACCAGATCGGCACCCAGAGCACGCAGGTGGCGGCGATCAAATCCGATCCGAATTGGTGCGATGGCGACTACTACGACACCGGCCTCGCACCGAGAACCGGTATGGAGATCGCACGCCGGTTTGCACACCTCACGTATCGCGGCGAGACCGAACTGGACGACCGTTTCGCCAACACCCCACAGGGCGACGAGGATCCCGCGGCCGGCGGCCGCTACTCGGTGCAGAGCTATCTCGAGTATCAGGGGCGCAAACTGTCGGCCCGGTTCGACGCCGGCACCTATGTGGCGCTGACGGATTCCCTGTCCAGCCACGACGTCGGGCGCGGCCGCGGGGGCGTGGAGGCGGCGTTGCGCAGCTGCCCGGTGCCGGTGGTGGTCGGCGGTATCACCTCGGACCGGCTGTACCCCCTGCGACTGCAGCAGGAATTGGCCGAGCTGCTTCCGGGTTGCACCGAACTGAACGTGGTCGACTCGATCTACGGCCACGACGGGTTCCTGGTCGAGACGGAGGCGGTGGGCGAGTTGATTCGCAAGACGCTGGAGTTGGCCGCGCGGTGA
- a CDS encoding class I SAM-dependent methyltransferase: MTSSQQRSLSFGAEAAAYERGRPSYPPEAIDWLLPDRARDVLDLGAGTGKLTTRLVERGLDVIAVDPIPEMLELLSNSLPDTPALLGTAEEIPLPDDSVDAVLVAQAWHWFDTERAVKEVARVLRPGGRLGLVWNARDERLGWVKDLGAIIGHEDAHFNEKTTLPEVFTDVAHHRVDWTNYVTPQAVIDLVASRSYCITSPEKVRTKTLDRVRELLATHPALANSNGLPLPYVTVCTRAALSREHGSARRPRS, translated from the coding sequence GTGACGAGCAGCCAGCAGCGCTCGCTGTCGTTCGGTGCGGAAGCCGCGGCATATGAGCGCGGCAGGCCGTCCTATCCCCCGGAGGCGATCGACTGGCTGTTGCCGGACCGGGCGCGCGATGTTCTCGATCTCGGCGCCGGGACGGGAAAGCTGACCACGCGGCTGGTCGAACGCGGACTGGATGTCATCGCCGTCGACCCGATCCCGGAAATGCTTGAGCTACTGAGCAATTCGCTTCCCGATACCCCCGCGCTGCTGGGGACGGCCGAGGAGATCCCGCTGCCCGACGACAGCGTCGACGCGGTGCTGGTGGCCCAGGCCTGGCACTGGTTCGACACCGAGCGCGCCGTCAAGGAGGTGGCGCGCGTACTGCGGCCGGGTGGCCGGCTGGGCCTGGTGTGGAATGCGCGCGACGAGCGGCTTGGCTGGGTGAAGGATCTGGGCGCCATCATCGGCCACGAGGATGCGCACTTCAACGAGAAAACGACGCTGCCAGAGGTGTTCACTGATGTCGCACATCACCGCGTCGACTGGACGAATTACGTGACACCGCAGGCCGTCATCGATTTGGTCGCCTCACGCAGCTACTGCATCACGTCCCCGGAGAAGGTGCGCACCAAGACCCTGGACCGGGTGCGTGAATTACTGGCCACCCATCCCGCACTGGCCAACTCGAACGGCCTTCCACTGCCGTACGTCACGGTGTGCACCCGCGCCGCGCTTTCACGAGAGCACGGATCGGCTCGGCGGCCACGGTCGTGA
- a CDS encoding cytochrome P450, with protein sequence MVVKVESLELSTLPPVPKNPLSYWQTVRAVRSLHFGVEQLRNAGGPVTRFSLGPRWLMPPVVLAASPQGIRDILGRKDDFIEKTVVHQEMRHLLGGNLFDLMHDEWLPRRRALQPVFTKQHVRQFGGHMFQAAETVAARWPDGGEVDLDTQCRSLTMRALGRSVLGLDLDERADTLAEPMQIALKYIADRALRPVRLPRWLPTPARRRARAATDTMRQLAQEILQACHDDPARDAPLVRALIAATDPVTGISLSDSEIRDELIVFMAAGHDTTATTLAYALWALGRQPELQDRVVAEVAELGDRELTPDDMSRLSYTIQVLHEALRLCPPGATGARMAMRDVEIDGYRVEAGTLLLFGIMSVQRDPALWDDPLTFDPDRFSPEKSKGRDRWQYLPFGAGPRSCIGDHFAMLEATLALATIIRLVEIRSLDDDFPVETPFTTVAAEPIRALVKARRGCTP encoded by the coding sequence ATGGTCGTGAAGGTCGAAAGCCTCGAACTGAGTACGCTCCCGCCCGTCCCGAAGAATCCGCTGTCGTATTGGCAGACAGTGCGTGCTGTCAGGTCGTTGCACTTCGGTGTCGAGCAGCTGCGCAATGCCGGCGGCCCGGTGACGCGATTCAGCCTGGGTCCGAGGTGGCTCATGCCTCCGGTGGTGTTGGCAGCCTCGCCGCAGGGCATTCGCGACATTCTGGGTCGCAAGGACGATTTCATCGAGAAGACGGTCGTCCATCAGGAAATGCGCCACCTGCTCGGCGGCAACCTGTTCGACCTCATGCACGACGAATGGTTGCCTCGAAGACGTGCGCTGCAACCGGTTTTCACCAAACAGCATGTCCGTCAGTTCGGCGGCCATATGTTCCAGGCCGCGGAGACGGTTGCGGCCCGCTGGCCCGACGGTGGCGAAGTGGACCTCGACACGCAGTGCCGCTCCCTCACCATGCGTGCGTTGGGTCGCTCGGTGCTCGGATTAGACCTCGATGAACGCGCCGACACCCTGGCCGAGCCGATGCAGATCGCCCTCAAGTACATCGCGGATCGGGCATTGCGTCCGGTGCGTCTGCCGAGGTGGCTGCCCACGCCCGCGCGCCGCCGCGCGCGGGCGGCCACCGATACCATGCGGCAGCTCGCGCAGGAGATCCTGCAGGCATGCCACGACGACCCGGCGAGGGACGCGCCATTGGTTCGGGCACTGATCGCCGCCACCGATCCCGTCACCGGAATATCTCTGTCTGACAGTGAAATTCGTGACGAGCTGATTGTCTTCATGGCCGCCGGCCATGACACCACCGCAACCACGCTGGCCTACGCGCTGTGGGCGCTGGGCCGTCAACCGGAATTGCAGGACCGCGTGGTCGCGGAAGTGGCAGAGCTGGGTGATCGTGAACTGACACCCGATGACATGTCGCGGCTGAGCTACACCATCCAGGTGCTACATGAAGCGTTACGACTGTGCCCACCCGGCGCCACCGGGGCGCGGATGGCGATGCGCGATGTCGAGATCGACGGTTACCGAGTCGAAGCGGGCACGCTGCTGTTGTTCGGTATCATGTCGGTGCAACGCGATCCTGCGCTGTGGGACGATCCGCTGACCTTTGATCCCGATCGATTCAGCCCCGAGAAGTCCAAGGGCCGCGACCGTTGGCAGTACCTGCCGTTCGGCGCGGGGCCACGGTCGTGCATCGGCGATCACTTCGCCATGCTGGAGGCCACACTCGCGCTGGCCACGATCATTCGGCTTGTCGAAATCCGCTCTCTGGACGACGATTTTCCGGTCGAGACGCCGTTCACGACCGTGGCCGCCGAGCCGATCCGTGCTCTCGTGAAAGCGCGGCGCGGGTGCACACCGTGA
- a CDS encoding DUF3017 domain-containing protein — MTLREFARKVFGRQWPILLPGVIVVAAFALVVAGYWRRGALVLAIGVAVAAVLRLTLPEDRAGLLAVRSRGIDVATTASVSAAILYIAWTIDPLGTS; from the coding sequence GTGACATTGCGGGAGTTCGCGCGCAAGGTGTTCGGCCGGCAGTGGCCAATTCTGCTGCCCGGCGTGATCGTGGTGGCGGCCTTCGCGCTCGTGGTCGCCGGCTACTGGCGGCGCGGGGCGCTCGTCCTTGCCATCGGAGTGGCCGTCGCCGCGGTGCTGAGGCTGACCCTGCCCGAAGACCGGGCGGGCTTGCTCGCAGTACGCAGTCGCGGCATCGACGTCGCCACGACCGCCAGCGTCAGCGCGGCGATTCTCTACATCGCGTGGACCATCGATCCGTTGGGCACCAGCTAG
- a CDS encoding bifunctional methylenetetrahydrofolate dehydrogenase/methenyltetrahydrofolate cyclohydrolase: protein MGAITLDGKATRDEIFVDLKERVAALTSAGHTPGLGTVLVGDDPGSHAYVRGKHADCAKVGINSIRRDLPADISQATLDETIDELNANPECTGYIVQLPLPKHLNENAALERVDPGKDADGLHPTNLGRLVLNEPAPLPCTPRGIVHLLRRYEVEIAGAEVVVIGRGVTVGRPLGLLLTRRSENATVTLCHTATRHLPQHTLEADIIIAAAGVPHMVTAEMVRPGAAVIDVGVSRDDAGKLVGDVHPDVWDVAGHVSPNPGGVGPLTRAFLLTNVVERAEVLAAQ, encoded by the coding sequence GTGGGTGCGATCACATTGGACGGTAAGGCCACACGGGACGAGATTTTCGTCGACCTCAAGGAACGGGTGGCGGCGTTGACCTCCGCAGGTCACACGCCTGGACTGGGCACCGTGCTGGTCGGCGACGACCCGGGCTCACATGCCTATGTCCGGGGCAAGCACGCCGACTGCGCCAAAGTGGGCATCAACTCCATCCGCCGCGATCTGCCCGCCGACATCAGTCAGGCCACGCTCGACGAGACCATCGACGAGTTGAACGCCAACCCCGAGTGCACCGGCTACATCGTGCAATTGCCGCTGCCCAAACACCTCAACGAGAACGCCGCCCTGGAGCGGGTCGACCCCGGCAAGGACGCCGACGGGTTGCATCCGACGAATCTCGGCCGGCTGGTTCTCAACGAGCCTGCGCCGCTGCCCTGTACACCGCGCGGCATCGTGCACCTGTTGCGCCGCTACGAGGTGGAGATCGCAGGCGCCGAGGTCGTGGTGATCGGTCGCGGGGTGACAGTCGGCAGGCCCCTGGGTCTGCTACTGACCCGTCGCTCCGAGAACGCGACGGTCACGTTGTGCCACACCGCGACTCGGCATCTGCCACAGCACACCCTCGAGGCCGACATCATCATCGCCGCGGCGGGGGTGCCGCACATGGTGACCGCCGAGATGGTCCGTCCCGGCGCCGCGGTGATCGACGTCGGAGTCAGCCGCGACGACGCGGGCAAGCTAGTGGGCGACGTACACCCCGACGTCTGGGACGTGGCCGGTCACGTGTCACCAAACCCCGGCGGAGTCGGTCCTCTCACGCGCGCATTCCTGCTCACCAACGTGGTGGAGCGAGCCGAGGTGCTGGCGGCTCAGTGA
- a CDS encoding NADH:flavin oxidoreductase, with the protein MNTQPNVFTPAKLGPVTLRNRIIKAATFEASSPDALVTDDLITYHRLPAAGGVGMTTVAYLAVTKGGRTEGNVIWWRPEAMPGLKKLTDSIHAEGAAISAQIGHAGPVANARATKATAYAPVRFFNPLSMRFARKATRDDINDIIAAHANAARMAIEAGFDAVEIHLGHNYFASSFLSPLINRRADEFGGSLENRAKVARGMVMAVRRAVEAEGTPIAVTAKLTMADGVRGGISLEESLQTAKWLESDGGLDAIELTAGSSLVNPMYLFRGDAPVKEFAAAFKPPLRWGIRMTGKKFLRAYPYREAFLLRDAKQFRAELKMPLILLGGITNRETMDLAMAEGFDFVAMGRALLAEPDLINRIRDDGDAHSIRSLCTHCNKCMATIYSHTHCVVTGSPG; encoded by the coding sequence ATGAACACACAGCCCAATGTGTTCACCCCGGCCAAACTCGGCCCGGTGACGCTGCGCAACCGAATCATCAAGGCGGCCACGTTCGAGGCCTCATCGCCGGACGCGCTCGTCACCGACGACCTGATCACCTATCACCGGCTGCCCGCCGCGGGTGGAGTCGGCATGACGACTGTCGCGTATCTGGCGGTGACGAAGGGTGGGCGCACCGAGGGCAACGTCATCTGGTGGCGTCCGGAGGCGATGCCCGGGCTGAAGAAGCTCACGGACTCGATCCATGCCGAGGGCGCGGCGATCAGCGCGCAGATCGGTCACGCCGGGCCGGTGGCCAATGCCCGCGCAACGAAGGCGACGGCATATGCGCCGGTGCGGTTCTTCAATCCGCTCTCGATGCGGTTCGCCAGGAAGGCGACACGCGACGACATCAACGACATCATCGCCGCGCACGCCAACGCCGCCCGGATGGCGATCGAAGCCGGGTTCGACGCCGTCGAAATCCACCTGGGGCACAACTATTTCGCGAGTTCGTTCCTCAGCCCGCTGATCAACCGCCGAGCCGATGAATTCGGTGGATCGCTCGAGAACCGGGCCAAGGTGGCGCGCGGCATGGTGATGGCGGTGCGACGCGCGGTGGAGGCCGAAGGCACTCCGATCGCGGTCACCGCCAAATTGACCATGGCCGACGGCGTGCGCGGGGGCATCTCACTCGAGGAGTCGCTGCAGACGGCGAAGTGGCTGGAGTCCGACGGCGGTCTGGACGCCATCGAGCTCACTGCGGGCAGCTCACTGGTCAATCCGATGTATCTGTTCCGCGGTGACGCACCCGTCAAGGAGTTCGCGGCGGCGTTCAAGCCACCGTTGCGCTGGGGCATCCGGATGACCGGCAAGAAGTTCCTTCGCGCCTACCCCTACCGGGAAGCTTTCCTGCTGCGCGACGCCAAGCAGTTCCGCGCCGAACTGAAGATGCCCCTGATCCTGTTGGGCGGCATCACGAATCGCGAAACCATGGATCTGGCGATGGCCGAGGGTTTCGACTTCGTGGCGATGGGACGAGCGCTGCTCGCCGAGCCCGATCTGATCAACCGCATCCGGGACGACGGGGACGCCCACTCGATCCGGTCGCTGTGCACGCACTGCAACAAGTGCATGGCCACGATCTACAGCCACACGCACTGTGTGGTCACAGGTTCGCCCGGTTAG
- a CDS encoding TetR/AcrR family transcriptional regulator produces the protein MPRPARYTVDQLLDAAATLLADEGPAAVTMSAVARAVGAPSGSVYHRFPTKAALCGELWIRTETRFHTGVTAALSEPADPQTRCVAAAQFTVRWCRDHPNEAQVLLAGADALAAADWPEHLTAARRRLHRKLRHLMKEVPAATDRVNAAVVDIPYAVVRRHLLAGQAIPGSADSIVADCAMALIPAG, from the coding sequence ATGCCGCGGCCCGCGCGATACACCGTCGACCAACTGCTCGACGCCGCCGCGACCCTGCTGGCTGACGAGGGCCCGGCCGCCGTCACCATGTCGGCTGTCGCGCGCGCGGTGGGTGCGCCGAGCGGATCGGTGTATCACCGCTTTCCGACGAAGGCCGCACTGTGCGGCGAATTGTGGATTCGTACCGAAACGCGCTTCCACACCGGCGTCACCGCGGCGCTATCCGAACCGGCAGACCCGCAGACCCGGTGTGTCGCCGCAGCCCAGTTCACGGTGCGGTGGTGCCGCGATCATCCGAACGAGGCGCAGGTGCTGCTGGCCGGGGCCGACGCGCTGGCCGCCGCGGACTGGCCAGAACACCTGACCGCGGCCAGGCGACGTCTGCACCGCAAACTGCGGCACCTCATGAAAGAGGTGCCGGCCGCGACGGATCGAGTCAACGCCGCCGTTGTCGACATTCCCTATGCCGTCGTCCGGCGGCATCTGCTGGCCGGGCAAGCCATCCCCGGGAGCGCGGACAGCATCGTTGCCGACTGCGCGATGGCCCTCATACCTGCCGGCTGA
- a CDS encoding nuclear transport factor 2 family protein: MSLSESGPVTVAQRFYDAIARSAADELFALLTHDFVGTVSTGMPHDVGGRHNGPHDMIAGVWGRIDALYDVTVDPDEFLPVDDDRIVVIGRYRGPSRDGATAVDAAFAHVITTRDDRITALHQITDTAQWRIPRR; this comes from the coding sequence GTGTCCCTTTCCGAATCCGGTCCCGTCACAGTCGCGCAACGCTTCTACGACGCCATCGCCCGGTCCGCAGCCGACGAGCTGTTCGCGCTGCTCACCCATGATTTCGTCGGTACTGTCAGCACGGGTATGCCCCACGATGTCGGCGGCCGGCACAACGGCCCGCACGACATGATCGCCGGGGTCTGGGGCCGCATTGACGCGTTGTACGACGTGACCGTGGACCCCGACGAATTCCTCCCCGTCGACGACGACCGGATCGTCGTGATCGGTCGGTACCGGGGTCCTTCGCGTGACGGCGCGACTGCCGTCGATGCCGCTTTCGCTCACGTCATCACGACGCGAGACGACCGGATCACCGCACTGCACCAGATCACTGACACTGCCCAATGGCGCATTCCGCGCCGATGA
- a CDS encoding FHA domain-containing protein produces MSRPAPPALTVRHDGSTRTFAPGNDVVVGRDLRADIRIAHPLISRAHLVLRFDQGRWVAIDNGSLNGMYVNNRRVPTVDLQDGQHLNIGNPDGPQLSFEIGRHQGAAGRTPTQSVPINAARAADTSWPTQTPSHPPASSPQVSRPQPPPGTQRPPAYPSAPQPRYPSSPQQPAARGGPAYSSSPSSPAPPLRPPPISQPMSQPALESVTAMGPTAAPRAGEGNLATSMLKILRPNRPAAAAGPGAIKIGRATDNDIVVPDVLASRHHATLLPTPNGTEIRDNRSINGTFVNGARVDSALLREGDTVTIGNIDLVFTGGTLARRTETAAATQTGGLEVHSVTWTIEGNKTLLDSISIAARPGTLTAVIGPSGAGKSTFAKLVAGYTHPTSGTVSFEGHNIHAEYASLRSRIGMVPQDDVVHGQLTVRQALMFAAELRLPPDTTKADREQVVMQVLEELEMTKHLETRVDKLSGGQRKRASVALELLTGPSLLILDEPTSGLDPALDRQVMTMLRQLADAGRVVLVVTHSLTYLDVCDQVLLLAPGGKTAFYGPPSEIGSSMGTTNWADIFSSVAGDPEAAKQRYLAQHGPPPPPPAIEKPSDLGAPTKTSLRRQFSTIARRQMRLIISDRGYFLFLAFLPFIMGALSLSVPGDVGFGVPVPAIKGGEAPNEPGQILVLLNVGAIFMGTALTIRALIGERAIFLREQAVGLSTTAYMLAKVFVFSCFALLQSGIVVAINIWGKGWGPGAVESGAVIPNRSLELYVDVAACCVGAAMVGLALSAIAKSNEQIMPLLVIAIMSQLVFQGGMIPVTGRIVLDQMAWVTPARWGFASTASTIDLIRLVPGPLTPQDSHWKHTAGAWWFNMAMQGLICVGYLSLVRWKIRLAAAN; encoded by the coding sequence ATGAGCCGACCAGCCCCACCCGCGCTGACCGTTCGACACGACGGGTCGACCCGAACTTTCGCGCCGGGCAACGACGTAGTCGTCGGCCGCGATCTTCGCGCCGACATCCGAATCGCACATCCGTTGATCTCGCGCGCGCACCTTGTGCTGCGGTTCGACCAGGGGCGGTGGGTCGCCATCGACAACGGCAGCCTCAACGGGATGTACGTCAACAACCGTCGGGTGCCCACCGTTGACTTGCAGGACGGTCAGCATCTCAACATCGGCAATCCCGATGGGCCGCAATTGAGTTTCGAGATCGGGCGGCATCAAGGCGCCGCCGGCCGGACACCGACCCAGTCGGTACCCATCAACGCGGCGCGCGCGGCTGACACGTCGTGGCCCACGCAGACACCGTCACATCCGCCGGCCTCCTCGCCGCAGGTTTCACGGCCGCAGCCGCCACCGGGCACGCAGCGCCCGCCGGCGTACCCGTCCGCGCCGCAACCGCGATACCCGTCCTCGCCACAACAACCGGCCGCCCGCGGCGGGCCGGCGTATTCGTCCAGCCCGTCGAGCCCCGCGCCGCCGCTGCGGCCACCTCCGATTTCACAGCCGATGTCGCAACCGGCGCTCGAGTCGGTCACCGCGATGGGCCCGACCGCAGCGCCGCGTGCGGGCGAGGGCAATCTCGCGACGAGCATGCTGAAGATCCTGCGGCCGAATAGGCCCGCCGCCGCAGCCGGCCCGGGCGCGATCAAGATCGGCCGGGCCACCGACAACGACATCGTCGTACCCGATGTGTTGGCGTCCCGACATCACGCGACACTGCTGCCGACACCGAACGGCACCGAGATCCGGGACAACCGCAGCATCAACGGGACCTTCGTCAACGGCGCCCGTGTCGATTCGGCGCTGCTGCGTGAGGGTGACACCGTCACGATCGGCAACATCGACCTCGTGTTCACCGGCGGCACGCTGGCCCGTCGCACCGAGACCGCAGCGGCCACCCAGACCGGTGGCCTGGAAGTGCACTCGGTGACGTGGACCATCGAGGGCAACAAGACTCTGCTGGACAGCATCTCGATCGCGGCGCGCCCCGGCACCCTGACCGCCGTGATCGGCCCGTCGGGCGCAGGCAAGTCGACCTTCGCGAAGCTGGTGGCCGGCTACACCCATCCGACGAGCGGCACCGTGTCCTTCGAGGGTCACAACATCCACGCCGAGTACGCCTCGCTGCGCTCCCGGATCGGCATGGTCCCCCAGGACGACGTGGTGCACGGCCAGCTGACCGTCCGGCAGGCGCTCATGTTCGCCGCCGAGCTGCGGTTGCCGCCGGACACCACGAAGGCCGACCGCGAGCAGGTCGTCATGCAGGTACTCGAGGAACTCGAGATGACCAAGCACCTGGAGACCCGCGTCGACAAGCTCTCCGGCGGTCAGCGTAAACGCGCCTCCGTCGCCCTCGAGCTACTGACCGGACCGTCGCTGCTGATCCTGGACGAGCCCACCTCGGGTCTGGACCCGGCACTGGACCGTCAGGTGATGACGATGTTGCGCCAGCTCGCCGACGCGGGCCGCGTCGTATTGGTGGTGACGCACTCGCTGACCTATCTCGATGTCTGCGACCAGGTGCTGCTGCTGGCGCCGGGCGGAAAGACCGCGTTCTACGGGCCGCCCAGCGAGATCGGCTCGTCGATGGGAACCACCAACTGGGCCGACATCTTCAGCTCGGTCGCCGGCGACCCCGAAGCGGCCAAGCAGCGCTACCTCGCCCAGCACGGGCCGCCACCGCCGCCCCCGGCGATCGAGAAACCGTCCGATCTCGGCGCACCGACCAAGACGAGTCTGCGCAGGCAGTTCTCGACGATCGCCCGCCGCCAGATGCGACTGATCATCTCGGATCGCGGTTACTTCCTCTTCCTGGCGTTCCTGCCGTTCATCATGGGCGCACTGTCGCTGTCGGTGCCCGGAGACGTCGGCTTCGGGGTTCCCGTTCCGGCGATCAAGGGCGGTGAAGCGCCGAACGAGCCGGGACAGATTCTGGTGCTGCTCAACGTCGGCGCCATCTTCATGGGCACCGCGCTGACGATCCGGGCGCTGATCGGTGAACGGGCGATTTTCCTGCGCGAGCAGGCGGTCGGATTGTCGACGACCGCCTACATGCTCGCGAAAGTCTTCGTATTCTCCTGCTTTGCGTTACTGCAGTCCGGCATCGTTGTCGCCATCAACATCTGGGGCAAAGGATGGGGTCCCGGTGCCGTCGAGAGCGGCGCGGTGATACCCAACCGGTCCCTGGAGTTATACGTCGACGTCGCGGCGTGCTGCGTCGGCGCGGCCATGGTCGGCTTGGCGCTTTCGGCGATTGCCAAGTCGAACGAGCAGATCATGCCGCTGCTGGTGATCGCGATCATGTCGCAGCTGGTGTTCCAGGGCGGCATGATCCCGGTGACCGGTCGCATCGTGCTCGACCAGATGGCGTGGGTCACCCCAGCCCGCTGGGGCTTCGCCTCGACCGCATCGACGATCGATCTGATCAGGCTCGTACCGGGCCCGCTGACACCACAGGACTCGCACTGGAAGCACACCGCGGGCGCCTGGTGGTTCAACATGGCCATGCAGGGGCTGATCTGCGTCGGCTACCTGAGCCTGGTGCGGTGGAAGATCCGGCTCGCCGCTGCCAACTGA
- a CDS encoding GNAT family N-acetyltransferase — MFCSTTLAERIERAEAGLIAAGADAARRRGREGFEIAVAGGAACFAGANSPFNKVVGLGFGGVPSDAELDMIEAAFGSRGCPTQVELAHLADPEIAAALTARGYQLVSFENVLGRPLADGLERVTPPGVDVRPGADEDFETWLDTVVEGFANPDTQGVASHEEFPRDVVAVATRDMVAAGATRYVATADGAVAGGASVRFAHGIAQLTGAATAPAHRRRGVQTALLAARLVDAAAAGCDIAVVTTAPGSKSQENVQRRGFDLLYTRAILVKPAAVQTV; from the coding sequence ATGTTCTGCAGCACCACGCTGGCCGAGCGCATCGAGCGTGCGGAGGCGGGTCTCATTGCCGCCGGTGCCGACGCGGCACGGCGCCGTGGCAGAGAGGGCTTCGAGATCGCGGTGGCCGGCGGTGCGGCGTGCTTCGCCGGTGCGAACTCGCCGTTCAACAAGGTTGTCGGGCTGGGTTTCGGCGGCGTGCCTTCCGACGCCGAATTAGACATGATCGAAGCAGCTTTCGGGTCGCGCGGCTGCCCGACCCAGGTCGAGCTGGCGCACCTGGCCGACCCCGAGATCGCCGCGGCGCTGACAGCCCGCGGCTATCAGCTGGTCTCCTTCGAGAACGTGCTCGGCCGCCCGCTGGCCGACGGGTTGGAGCGGGTCACACCGCCCGGTGTCGATGTTCGACCCGGCGCCGACGAGGATTTCGAGACCTGGCTCGACACGGTCGTCGAAGGCTTCGCCAACCCGGACACCCAAGGCGTCGCGTCGCACGAGGAATTCCCGCGCGACGTCGTTGCCGTCGCGACCCGCGACATGGTGGCCGCCGGGGCGACTCGCTACGTCGCGACGGCCGACGGAGCCGTCGCGGGCGGGGCGAGTGTTCGGTTCGCCCACGGCATTGCGCAACTCACCGGTGCCGCGACCGCTCCCGCACACCGCCGACGCGGGGTACAGACGGCGCTGCTGGCGGCGCGGCTCGTCGACGCGGCCGCGGCGGGGTGCGACATCGCGGTCGTCACGACGGCGCCCGGTTCGAAGTCCCAGGAAAACGTGCAGCGACGCGGTTTCGACCTGCTCTACACGCGCGCGATCCTGGTCAAACCCGCTGCGGTGCAAACCGTTTGA